One region of Collinsella aerofaciens ATCC 25986 genomic DNA includes:
- a CDS encoding response regulator transcription factor, translating to MNERILVVDDEKAIADLVGIYLTKEGFDVQIAYSGADAAKAILEQEFDLALLDVMLPDIDGFELLRTIRSSHTYPVIMLTARDAQQDKIGGLSLGADDYVVKPFRPLELIARVHAQLRRYTSYGSRAQAAESPTIQLDGLEINRDARSVTVDGSPVRLTPTEYSILLYLVEHRGSVVAVEDLFRAVWNEDFMPGSNNTVMVHIRHLREKIGDDAQKPRFIKNVWGVGYIIE from the coding sequence ATGAACGAGCGCATTTTGGTAGTTGATGACGAGAAGGCCATCGCCGACTTGGTTGGCATCTACCTTACAAAAGAGGGCTTTGATGTCCAGATTGCCTATAGCGGGGCCGATGCTGCCAAGGCGATTTTGGAGCAGGAGTTCGATCTGGCGCTGCTTGATGTCATGCTGCCCGATATCGATGGGTTTGAGCTGCTGCGTACGATCCGTTCCAGCCATACCTATCCCGTGATCATGCTGACGGCGCGCGATGCCCAGCAAGACAAGATCGGGGGCCTTTCGCTTGGCGCGGACGATTACGTGGTTAAGCCGTTCCGTCCGCTGGAGCTCATCGCGCGCGTGCACGCTCAGCTTCGCCGCTACACCAGCTACGGTAGCCGTGCACAGGCGGCCGAGTCGCCGACCATTCAGCTCGACGGCTTGGAGATCAACCGCGATGCTCGTTCCGTGACAGTGGACGGTTCACCGGTTCGCCTCACGCCCACCGAGTATTCAATCTTGCTGTATCTGGTCGAGCATCGCGGCAGCGTGGTGGCCGTGGAGGACCTGTTCCGCGCGGTGTGGAACGAGGACTTTATGCCCGGCTCCAACAATACGGTGATGGTGCATATTCGCCACTTGCGCGAAAAGATCGGCGACGACGCACAAAAGCCACGCTTTATCAAAAACGTCTGGGGCGTCGGCTACATCATCGAATAA
- the pstB gene encoding phosphate ABC transporter ATP-binding protein PstB, with protein sequence MTAAAAVEPTELEELMKAQAEAAHEREVGDATRPTAEDLAASPTRIDVEGLDLFYGDHHALKDVNIKIRDKQITSFIGPSGCGKSTLLRCFNRMNDGIKDCRIEGKIALDGQDILGDYDICRLRQRVGMVFQRPNPFPMSIYDNVAYGPRGMGVRDRVVLDELVEDSLRRAALWDEAKDKLKESGLGLSGGQQQRLCIARALAVQPDILLMDEPTSALDPVSTLVVEQLACELKETCTLVVVTHNMQQAARISDSVAFFLLGELVEHAPTAQLFKNPTDPRTADYLTGRFG encoded by the coding sequence ATGACGGCTGCTGCGGCTGTGGAGCCCACGGAGCTTGAAGAACTCATGAAAGCGCAGGCCGAGGCCGCGCACGAGCGCGAGGTTGGGGATGCGACTCGCCCCACGGCAGAGGATCTTGCCGCCTCGCCGACGCGAATCGATGTTGAGGGCCTCGACCTGTTCTATGGCGACCACCATGCGCTCAAGGACGTGAATATCAAGATCCGCGACAAGCAGATTACCTCGTTCATCGGGCCTTCGGGCTGCGGAAAGTCCACGTTGCTGCGCTGCTTTAACCGCATGAACGACGGCATCAAGGACTGCCGAATCGAGGGCAAGATTGCGCTCGATGGTCAAGATATCCTGGGCGACTACGACATCTGCCGCCTTCGCCAGCGCGTGGGCATGGTGTTCCAGCGCCCCAACCCGTTTCCCATGAGCATCTACGACAACGTCGCCTACGGTCCTCGCGGAATGGGAGTGCGCGATCGCGTCGTGCTCGACGAGCTGGTCGAAGACTCCCTGCGACGCGCCGCCCTGTGGGACGAGGCCAAGGACAAGCTCAAAGAGTCGGGTCTGGGTCTTTCGGGCGGCCAGCAGCAGCGTCTGTGCATCGCCCGCGCACTTGCCGTGCAGCCCGACATTCTGCTGATGGACGAGCCGACCTCGGCACTTGATCCTGTGTCGACGCTGGTGGTGGAGCAGCTGGCCTGCGAGCTCAAAGAGACCTGCACGCTCGTGGTCGTTACGCACAATATGCAGCAGGCGGCGCGTATCTCCGATTCGGTCGCATTCTTTTTGCTGGGTGAGCTGGTGGAGCACGCGCCCACCGCGCAACTCTTCAAGAATCCGACCGATCCGCGCACGGCGGATTATTTGACGGGGCGTTTTGGCTGA
- a CDS encoding D-alanyl-D-alanine carboxypeptidase family protein, translating into MKSLTSFAKRSAQLAAGFVCAIALAAGAPTVAGAQVLTTDNVCGKTADARGITAENLPDIDATNALVMGKDGTVYYGRGADEQVKIASITKVMTAILTVENCKMDEKVTVSNAAATVGNSTAGLLEGDELTVEQALRGLMIPSGNDAAIVLAEYVGKKIDPKTKDAEATFVKAMNERAKKLGCTGTLFENPHGLDFDEWAGDMHSTAHDVALMMQEAMKNDTIREVVASEDSWIEVTGADGTDHSHSMDTHNYLLGQDGNIGGKTGTTDDAGYCFTSAYNRDGDEIYTVILNSTTTDQRFTDTATLVNWYYDHKVTVAIANTQEKTANGNPLMARISQTDWTDKTIDATLADPAAQATVFSLAGEVTEKVSYDDLSGTVHVGDKVGSVTLKQDGTKVAVMDLVADEEGSGPNPIEWLLVKLDRLGRRIDNRPLAAESETVAKAPEV; encoded by the coding sequence GTGAAGTCCCTCACCTCTTTTGCAAAGCGCTCAGCCCAGCTTGCCGCCGGCTTTGTCTGCGCTATCGCCCTTGCCGCTGGCGCGCCCACCGTCGCCGGCGCCCAAGTGCTCACGACCGACAATGTTTGCGGCAAAACCGCCGATGCGCGCGGCATCACGGCCGAAAACCTGCCCGATATCGATGCGACCAATGCCCTCGTCATGGGCAAAGACGGCACCGTCTACTATGGGCGCGGCGCCGATGAGCAGGTCAAGATTGCCTCGATCACCAAGGTCATGACCGCAATCCTAACCGTCGAGAATTGCAAGATGGACGAGAAGGTCACGGTGAGCAACGCCGCAGCCACTGTGGGTAATTCGACCGCCGGCTTGCTCGAAGGCGACGAGCTTACCGTGGAGCAGGCGCTGCGCGGCCTGATGATTCCCTCGGGCAACGACGCCGCCATCGTGCTCGCCGAATATGTGGGCAAGAAGATCGACCCTAAGACCAAAGACGCCGAGGCCACATTTGTGAAGGCCATGAACGAGCGCGCTAAGAAGCTCGGCTGCACCGGTACGCTTTTTGAAAACCCGCATGGTCTGGACTTTGATGAGTGGGCTGGCGATATGCACTCAACCGCACACGACGTAGCGCTGATGATGCAGGAGGCCATGAAAAACGACACGATCCGCGAGGTCGTAGCGAGCGAGGATTCCTGGATCGAGGTCACGGGCGCCGACGGCACCGACCATTCGCATTCCATGGACACGCATAACTATTTGCTGGGCCAAGATGGCAACATCGGTGGCAAGACCGGCACCACCGACGACGCGGGCTATTGCTTTACGAGCGCCTACAACCGCGACGGCGACGAGATCTACACCGTTATTTTGAACTCCACCACCACCGATCAGCGCTTTACCGATACCGCCACCCTTGTCAACTGGTACTACGACCACAAGGTGACGGTCGCAATCGCCAACACGCAAGAAAAGACCGCCAACGGCAACCCGCTTATGGCGCGCATTAGTCAAACCGACTGGACGGATAAGACAATCGACGCCACGCTCGCCGACCCCGCCGCACAGGCAACGGTGTTCTCACTCGCCGGCGAAGTGACCGAAAAAGTTAGCTACGATGACCTTTCGGGCACGGTGCATGTTGGCGACAAGGTAGGCAGCGTTACGCTCAAGCAGGACGGCACCAAGGTCGCCGTCATGGACCTGGTTGCCGACGAGGAAGGCTCGGGGCCGAATCCCATTGAATGGCTGCTCGTGAAGCTCGATCGCTTGGGCCGCCGCATCGACAACCGGCCACTTGCGGCAGAGAGCGAGACCGTCGCCAAGGCTCCTGAGGTGTAG
- a CDS encoding sensor histidine kinase, whose translation MTKDDRQAFEVPDRLFEYVRSVVDNRALATVLLFLLSLLLIGIDNIVGILAVLLVGFLLIDRFEIVRRCMVIGGAAWAMTLAIGAMALGGIEGPVLFDAGFVFNMLGFVLALAACVLFLCGRALYYQGYEQGEQHADCVLAARIQDRLIDHPDTWDNIDGDFLEVEGALNRVRDRERKVQQALRDESHRKDDLVTYLAHDLRTPLASVVGYLSLLQEAPELPVEQRAHFTGVALDKAHRLDALIEEFFDITRFDFHDIVLTRGYVDLGLLLAQVADEFYPILNEQHKEVQVDIREDLTVLVDGDKMARVFNNIMKNAIAYSYEGSTITIEARRRDGGGVRVRFINQGDPIPEAKLKVIFEKFYRLDAARATNRGGAGLGLAIAKEIVCAHGGTVACESTPEHTIFTIELPAA comes from the coding sequence ATGACAAAAGACGATAGGCAAGCGTTCGAGGTGCCCGATCGGCTCTTTGAATACGTGAGGTCGGTCGTCGACAACCGCGCGCTTGCAACGGTGCTGCTCTTTTTGCTGAGCCTGCTGCTGATTGGCATCGACAACATCGTCGGAATCTTGGCGGTGCTGCTTGTCGGCTTTTTGCTGATCGATCGATTTGAGATCGTGCGCCGCTGCATGGTGATTGGCGGCGCCGCGTGGGCCATGACGTTGGCGATTGGCGCCATGGCGCTCGGCGGCATCGAAGGGCCGGTGCTGTTCGATGCCGGCTTTGTATTCAACATGCTTGGCTTTGTGCTGGCGCTTGCCGCGTGCGTGCTGTTCTTGTGCGGCCGTGCCCTGTACTACCAGGGCTACGAACAGGGCGAGCAGCATGCCGATTGTGTGCTGGCCGCTCGTATTCAAGATCGCCTGATCGATCACCCCGACACCTGGGACAACATCGACGGCGACTTCTTGGAGGTCGAGGGCGCCCTTAACCGCGTGCGTGACCGTGAGCGCAAGGTGCAGCAAGCTCTGCGTGACGAGTCGCATCGCAAGGACGATCTGGTTACGTACTTGGCACATGACCTACGCACCCCGCTTGCGAGCGTAGTGGGCTATCTTTCGCTGCTGCAAGAGGCTCCTGAGCTGCCGGTTGAGCAACGTGCGCACTTTACGGGCGTGGCTCTCGACAAGGCGCACCGGCTCGATGCGCTCATCGAAGAGTTCTTCGATATCACGCGCTTTGACTTCCACGATATCGTGCTCACGCGCGGCTATGTTGATCTGGGGTTGCTGCTGGCTCAGGTGGCTGACGAGTTCTATCCCATCCTCAACGAGCAGCATAAGGAAGTCCAAGTTGATATTCGCGAGGACCTGACGGTGCTCGTGGATGGCGACAAAATGGCTCGCGTGTTCAACAACATCATGAAAAACGCTATTGCCTATAGCTATGAGGGCTCGACCATCACGATCGAGGCCAGACGCCGGGACGGCGGTGGCGTGCGCGTGCGCTTTATCAATCAGGGCGATCCCATCCCTGAGGCAAAGCTCAAGGTGATCTTTGAGAAGTTCTATCGCCTGGATGCGGCGCGTGCGACCAATCGCGGCGGCGCTGGACTGGGGCTTGCCATCGCCAAGGAGATCGTATGCGCGCACGGCGGTACCGTTGCATGTGAATCGACGCCCGAACACACGATATTCACCATCGAGCTGCCCGCCGCATAG
- a CDS encoding sensor histidine kinase: MVFAPQGKHTLSHRVFVTIFVCAMAVIVAFTVLGAFFVQNTLADATSANLAQETELIAAALDEQQEPIPFLRSLDREDLRITLINKDGSVAYDNEASPAMLPNHGDRPEVVEAFESGSGSAERSSSTLDEIMLYRAVRLDNGQVVRLAQAQPGVAAILLSMVAPMLLIAAAGAVLSFFLARRESRAIIAPLQEVDLDHPRRSYEHAYAEMVPMLERIESQRQELKRQMAVLADNDRMRREFTANITHELKTPLTAISGYAELIANGMVEGEDDLRNFGGRIYREAGRLAALVNDILTLSNLDEAERATEGEAVPIGSTEPIELSRAILTVEQRLEQVARQANVTISHETKPVVIEGVSRLIDELIYNLASNAIRYNRPGGTVTLQCGTDDEGHPFLAVADTGIGIAPEEQGKVFERFYRVDKSRSKARGGTGLGLAIVKHAALYHHATLDLSSELGVGTTITVTFPVQQDEPFA; this comes from the coding sequence GTGGTCTTCGCCCCCCAGGGAAAACATACGCTGTCGCACCGCGTTTTTGTGACGATCTTTGTCTGCGCCATGGCGGTTATCGTGGCGTTTACGGTGCTGGGTGCGTTCTTTGTGCAAAACACCTTGGCGGATGCCACGAGTGCCAACCTGGCGCAAGAAACCGAGCTCATTGCTGCCGCCCTCGACGAGCAGCAGGAGCCCATCCCGTTCTTGCGTAGCCTCGATCGAGAGGACTTGCGCATCACGCTGATTAACAAGGATGGATCGGTTGCCTACGACAACGAGGCGTCGCCTGCCATGCTGCCCAACCATGGCGATCGCCCCGAGGTCGTCGAGGCCTTCGAGAGCGGCTCGGGCTCCGCGGAGCGCTCGAGCTCTACGCTCGATGAGATCATGCTGTACCGCGCCGTCCGGCTCGATAACGGTCAAGTTGTCCGCCTAGCGCAAGCTCAACCTGGCGTTGCGGCGATTTTGCTGTCGATGGTGGCGCCGATGCTGCTTATTGCGGCAGCAGGTGCGGTACTCTCGTTTTTCCTGGCACGCCGTGAATCCCGTGCCATTATCGCGCCGCTGCAAGAGGTGGATCTGGACCACCCGCGCCGTAGCTATGAGCATGCCTATGCCGAGATGGTTCCCATGCTCGAGCGCATTGAGTCGCAGCGCCAAGAGCTCAAGCGCCAGATGGCGGTGCTGGCGGACAACGACCGTATGCGCCGCGAGTTCACGGCCAATATCACCCACGAACTCAAGACGCCGCTTACGGCGATTTCGGGCTATGCCGAGCTCATCGCGAACGGCATGGTCGAGGGCGAGGACGACCTGCGCAACTTTGGCGGTCGCATCTATCGCGAGGCGGGCCGTCTGGCGGCACTCGTCAACGATATCCTTACGCTATCTAACTTGGACGAGGCCGAGCGTGCGACCGAGGGCGAGGCGGTGCCCATTGGGTCCACGGAGCCCATTGAGCTCTCTCGTGCCATCTTGACGGTGGAGCAGCGTCTTGAACAGGTCGCCCGTCAGGCGAATGTGACGATAAGTCATGAGACCAAGCCCGTGGTCATCGAAGGCGTGTCGCGCTTGATCGACGAGCTCATCTATAATCTGGCAAGCAACGCCATCCGCTACAACCGACCCGGCGGTACGGTTACGCTGCAGTGCGGTACCGACGACGAGGGCCATCCGTTTCTCGCGGTCGCCGACACGGGAATCGGCATCGCACCCGAAGAGCAGGGCAAGGTGTTTGAGCGGTTCTATCGCGTGGACAAGAGTAGGTCCAAGGCACGTGGCGGAACTGGCTTGGGGCTTGCCATTGTCAAGCATGCCGCCCTGTATCATCACGCAACGCTCGATCTGTCGAGCGAATTGGGCGTGGGAACCACCATCACGGTGACGTTTCCCGTGCAGCAGGACGAGCCGTTTGCGTAG
- a CDS encoding tetratricopeptide repeat protein: MAERPTYKLRFLDPKKRFPAIPEQPAGRSYGVVWKLFGEDQRESCYVVEFVGKSHVSLLGYVSVSGEVYKVDRPVSEAPLPNDPDMELVLDESDSSIGEIMVREANGAMHACAQTVGSPEGPMREQSDHETWNSTRALPYGEFMASMFLRYVIFADSENAIASTADAGGLDEGMQNVVDKIKLVKLPEPVEVFLGFNTAPLPDAIETLLYRVDHAENPSGIERYAATLMSEIDLPRLRTIAAKSEMSLARIDRSKLFYLNFDRSLLDQDEIDMLLAIECRLNRLSGILERIGAGLAPAASSPSLEGCALFDSWHIAKTTNDVPRLLDTASSDNPWAKPGTVSCQPGGEWDVRTRFARIVEALNVVTRLDYTYRVNVAEGIMLVRFGQSVVDAMPQREYDAQDDAWRELDEDTRAIWGAEHDARVALTLAAACFAAGTCITRCYVQIAAPDSEQGERVVATYFFGRAAYLADCVPVAKDLESMDMDDMSCKRVLEAYESTAPETIEPAEVHARPRDDHRTLPPALRDLLLADTADELEVMEEDDDPYVARVVELREQAKVDRTGAFEGFSRLVEELEAKCAVAELLATGPVQTQFCDNQLVRMVLPVLEEDRSVRILRAPDALYFAQHEICSFYAEQEDFERALPEVRHLYDLARSSMQSHFALINVLARLERFDEIIEVARHGLRIASDRSAIGYLFYRLAFAYWNCDQLDLALACYRLVPRGEESGSSALEEMQGLMNEMGVSEPPTFEEAVETIRKAGLELPPVSAVTNQLADAAVQLVDNGFFFLARGCIFQMWRTMGNDELGSLNRSLG, from the coding sequence GTGGCAGAGCGTCCGACATACAAGCTCAGGTTTCTCGATCCCAAGAAGCGCTTTCCGGCGATACCCGAGCAGCCTGCGGGACGCTCATATGGCGTGGTCTGGAAACTCTTTGGCGAGGATCAGCGTGAATCTTGTTATGTCGTCGAGTTCGTTGGCAAAAGTCATGTGTCGCTTTTGGGCTACGTAAGCGTTTCGGGTGAGGTGTACAAGGTGGACCGCCCCGTCAGCGAGGCTCCGCTGCCCAACGATCCCGACATGGAACTGGTCCTTGACGAGTCGGATTCCAGTATTGGTGAGATTATGGTAAGGGAAGCCAACGGTGCAATGCACGCATGTGCGCAAACTGTCGGTTCTCCCGAAGGCCCCATGCGCGAGCAGTCCGACCACGAGACATGGAATTCGACCCGCGCCCTTCCTTACGGCGAGTTCATGGCATCGATGTTCCTGCGCTACGTGATATTCGCTGACTCCGAAAATGCCATTGCGAGCACGGCGGACGCCGGCGGACTCGACGAGGGTATGCAAAATGTTGTCGACAAGATCAAGCTCGTAAAGTTGCCCGAGCCGGTCGAGGTGTTTTTGGGCTTTAACACGGCACCGCTACCTGACGCTATCGAGACGCTGCTCTACCGCGTTGACCATGCCGAGAATCCGAGCGGTATCGAGCGCTATGCCGCCACCCTTATGAGCGAAATTGACTTGCCCCGTCTGCGCACCATCGCTGCCAAGTCCGAGATGAGCCTGGCTCGCATTGATCGTTCAAAGCTTTTCTATCTCAATTTTGATCGTAGCCTGCTGGACCAGGACGAGATTGACATGCTGCTTGCAATAGAGTGCCGTCTCAACCGCCTTTCCGGCATCCTCGAGCGCATCGGGGCCGGATTGGCCCCCGCGGCCTCGTCGCCGAGCCTTGAGGGCTGTGCACTCTTTGATTCGTGGCATATCGCTAAGACGACCAACGATGTTCCCCGACTGCTCGATACGGCCTCGAGCGATAACCCGTGGGCAAAGCCGGGAACGGTTTCGTGCCAGCCGGGCGGCGAGTGGGACGTGCGCACCCGTTTTGCGCGAATCGTTGAGGCGCTTAACGTGGTCACGCGGCTCGACTATACCTATCGAGTAAACGTTGCCGAGGGGATTATGCTCGTTCGGTTTGGGCAGTCTGTCGTTGATGCCATGCCGCAACGTGAATACGACGCTCAAGATGACGCTTGGCGCGAGCTGGACGAGGACACGCGCGCGATCTGGGGCGCGGAGCACGATGCACGTGTGGCACTCACGCTTGCGGCAGCGTGTTTTGCCGCGGGCACCTGCATCACGCGCTGCTATGTGCAGATTGCTGCTCCCGACAGTGAGCAGGGCGAGCGCGTTGTTGCAACGTATTTCTTTGGGCGCGCGGCCTATCTGGCCGATTGCGTGCCTGTCGCCAAGGATCTTGAGAGCATGGACATGGACGATATGTCGTGCAAGCGTGTACTTGAGGCGTATGAGTCAACCGCTCCGGAGACGATTGAGCCTGCGGAGGTTCATGCTCGTCCGCGTGATGACCATCGCACGCTGCCGCCGGCGCTGCGCGATCTGCTGCTTGCCGATACGGCTGACGAGTTGGAGGTCATGGAAGAGGACGACGACCCATACGTGGCCCGTGTTGTTGAATTGCGCGAGCAGGCAAAAGTCGACCGTACAGGTGCTTTTGAAGGCTTTTCTCGTCTTGTCGAGGAGTTGGAGGCTAAGTGCGCCGTCGCCGAGCTTTTGGCGACAGGTCCGGTTCAAACGCAGTTTTGCGATAACCAGCTGGTGCGCATGGTGCTACCGGTGTTGGAAGAAGACCGCTCTGTGCGAATCCTTCGTGCGCCCGATGCGCTGTACTTTGCCCAGCACGAGATCTGCAGCTTTTACGCCGAGCAAGAGGACTTTGAACGAGCGCTGCCCGAGGTGCGCCATCTTTACGATCTGGCGCGCTCGTCCATGCAATCGCACTTTGCGCTCATCAACGTGCTTGCGCGTCTGGAGCGCTTTGACGAGATTATCGAGGTGGCGCGCCACGGCCTACGTATTGCCAGCGATCGTTCTGCAATCGGCTACCTGTTCTATCGCTTGGCGTTTGCCTATTGGAATTGCGATCAGCTCGACCTAGCACTGGCTTGTTACCGTCTCGTGCCGCGCGGCGAGGAGTCGGGCAGTAGCGCGCTGGAAGAAATGCAGGGCCTTATGAACGAGATGGGCGTCAGCGAGCCTCCGACGTTCGAGGAAGCGGTCGAGACCATCCGCAAGGCTGGACTCGAGCTGCCGCCAGTGTCCGCCGTGACGAATCAGCTGGCAGATGCCGCTGTTCAACTGGTCGACAACGGCTTCTTTTTCCTGGCACGCGGTTGCATCTTCCAAATGTGGCGCACCATGGGCAACGACGAGCTCGGCTCCCTCAACCGCTCGCTGGGGTAG
- a CDS encoding YveK family protein: MTLLELFQLLKKHLKLVITLPVVCAIAMGIVSFAAMDNTYTATTSMYILAKTDDSGQMSYNDLSASQMLSNDIATLLDSDSVKSGAANELGLSDLDDYKVSVSSETTTRVITLSVTGTDAKETAEVAKAMASSVSTVAQNVGAAQSINVIDEAKTPEVPSGPKRMLYVAVAFLAGIFIAVAYVVLADMLNTRIRGAEEAEELLGIPVVGRIPAMKGGK; the protein is encoded by the coding sequence ATGACCCTTCTCGAATTGTTCCAGCTGCTGAAAAAGCACCTTAAGCTGGTCATCACCCTTCCGGTGGTTTGCGCGATCGCCATGGGCATCGTGTCCTTCGCTGCGATGGATAACACCTACACCGCCACGACGAGCATGTACATTCTCGCCAAGACCGACGATAGCGGTCAGATGAGCTACAACGACCTCTCGGCGAGCCAGATGCTCTCCAACGATATCGCCACGCTGCTCGATAGCGATAGCGTTAAGAGCGGTGCTGCCAACGAGCTGGGCCTTTCCGATTTGGATGACTACAAGGTCTCTGTTTCCTCCGAGACGACCACGCGCGTTATTACGCTTTCGGTCACCGGCACCGATGCCAAGGAGACGGCTGAGGTCGCTAAGGCCATGGCCAGCTCGGTGAGTACGGTTGCCCAGAACGTCGGCGCTGCCCAGAGCATCAACGTTATCGACGAGGCCAAGACCCCCGAGGTCCCCAGCGGTCCCAAGCGCATGCTGTACGTTGCCGTCGCGTTCCTCGCGGGCATCTTTATCGCAGTTGCCTATGTCGTCTTGGCAGACATGCTCAACACCCGCATCCGCGGTGCCGAAGAGGCAGAAGAGCTCCTGGGTATTCCCGTTGTTGGCCGAATTCCGGCTATGAAAGGTGGTAAATAG
- a CDS encoding response regulator transcription factor has protein sequence MIYYVEDDDNIRDLTVYALRKQGIEAEGFSCDGEFKAAVARRVPDAVLLDIMLPDTDGLAIMRRLRADRLTATVPIMMLTAKDTELDKVMALDGGADDYLTKPFSLMELASRCRALLRRGGMVKQASDVLSVGDIVLSPSHREVTVAGESLKLTLREFDLLEYLMRKPGVVFTRESLLQSVWGWDFDGGSRTVDVHVQTLRQKLGEHASAIETVRGVGYRLAEPSAGDGAEGDDTAATASEE, from the coding sequence ATGATCTATTACGTCGAGGACGATGACAACATCAGGGATTTGACGGTCTATGCGCTGCGCAAGCAGGGGATTGAGGCCGAAGGCTTTTCGTGCGACGGTGAGTTTAAGGCTGCCGTGGCGCGACGGGTACCCGATGCCGTCCTGCTCGACATCATGCTGCCCGATACCGATGGCTTGGCGATTATGCGTCGACTGCGTGCCGATCGCCTGACGGCGACGGTGCCCATCATGATGCTTACCGCCAAGGATACCGAGCTCGACAAGGTGATGGCGCTCGATGGCGGTGCCGACGATTACCTGACTAAGCCGTTTTCGCTCATGGAGCTCGCCAGCCGCTGCCGCGCACTGCTGCGTCGCGGCGGCATGGTCAAACAGGCAAGCGATGTGCTCAGCGTGGGCGACATCGTGCTCTCGCCCAGCCATCGTGAGGTGACTGTTGCCGGCGAGTCGCTTAAGCTCACCCTGCGCGAGTTCGACCTGCTCGAGTACCTCATGCGCAAGCCCGGCGTGGTCTTTACCCGCGAGTCGTTGCTGCAGAGCGTGTGGGGCTGGGACTTCGACGGCGGTTCGCGCACCGTTGACGTGCACGTGCAGACGCTTCGCCAAAAACTGGGCGAGCATGCCAGCGCCATCGAGACCGTGCGCGGCGTGGGCTACCGCTTGGCCGAGCCTTCTGCCGGTGATGGTGCCGAAGGTGACGACACCGCGGCCACCGCATCGGAGGAGTAA
- the serS gene encoding serine--tRNA ligase: protein MLDIKFVRENPDAIDVAMANRQTSWDREKFFELDDERRAVITEVEELQATRNAESKKIGALMKEGKKDEAEAAKEAVRAVNEKIDGLAERRTALEQEQYDFMAHLPNIPCEATPYGKDEDENIERRRWGTPREFDFDFKPHWDLGTDLDILDFERGNKLSGSRFTVLGGAGARLERALINFFLDTHTSRGFKEWWPPIVVKRQTMFGTGQLPKFEDDAYHVSGDNFLIPTAEVVLTNLHAGEVLDADTLPRRYTAFTPCFREEAGSAGRDTRGIIRQHEFDKVEMVKFAKPEESDEELESMTAEAEYLLQQLGLPYRVISLCTGDLGFSARQTYDVEVWLPSYNAYKEISSCSNCGDFQARRANIKYRDPENFKGSRYLHTLNGSGLPAGRTMAAILENYQNADGTITIPEVLRPYMGGLEKIEPVA, encoded by the coding sequence ATGCTTGATATCAAGTTTGTTCGCGAGAACCCCGATGCCATCGATGTCGCCATGGCTAACCGCCAGACGTCTTGGGATCGCGAGAAGTTCTTTGAGCTCGACGACGAGCGCCGTGCCGTCATCACCGAGGTCGAGGAGCTCCAGGCTACGCGCAACGCCGAGTCCAAGAAGATCGGCGCCCTGATGAAGGAGGGCAAGAAGGACGAGGCCGAGGCCGCCAAGGAGGCCGTGCGCGCCGTCAACGAGAAGATTGACGGTCTGGCCGAGCGCCGTACTGCTCTCGAGCAGGAGCAGTACGACTTCATGGCTCACCTGCCCAACATTCCTTGCGAGGCCACGCCGTACGGCAAGGACGAGGACGAGAACATCGAGCGTCGCCGCTGGGGCACCCCGCGCGAGTTCGACTTCGACTTTAAGCCGCACTGGGATCTGGGCACCGATTTGGACATCCTCGACTTCGAGCGCGGCAACAAGCTCTCCGGCAGCCGTTTTACCGTTCTCGGTGGCGCTGGCGCCCGCCTGGAGCGCGCCCTCATCAACTTCTTCCTCGATACGCACACCAGCCGTGGTTTTAAGGAGTGGTGGCCGCCCATCGTCGTCAAGCGTCAGACCATGTTTGGCACGGGTCAGCTGCCCAAGTTCGAGGACGACGCCTATCACGTCTCGGGTGACAACTTCCTGATCCCCACCGCCGAGGTCGTGCTCACCAACCTGCACGCCGGCGAGGTCCTCGACGCCGACACCCTGCCGCGCCGCTACACCGCCTTCACCCCCTGCTTCCGCGAGGAGGCCGGTTCCGCCGGTCGCGACACCCGCGGCATCATCCGTCAGCACGAGTTCGACAAGGTCGAGATGGTCAAGTTCGCTAAGCCGGAGGAGTCCGACGAGGAGCTCGAGAGCATGACCGCCGAGGCCGAGTACCTGCTGCAGCAGCTGGGCCTTCCGTATCGCGTGATTAGCCTGTGCACCGGCGACTTGGGCTTCTCTGCCCGTCAGACCTACGACGTCGAGGTCTGGCTGCCGAGCTACAACGCCTACAAGGAGATCAGCTCCTGCTCCAACTGCGGTGACTTCCAGGCTCGCCGCGCCAACATCAAGTATCGCGACCCCGAGAACTTCAAGGGTTCGCGCTACCTGCACACTCTCAACGGTTCCGGCCTGCCGGCCGGCCGCACCATGGCCGCCATTCTGGAGAACTACCAGAACGCCGACGGCACCATCACGATCCCCGAGGTTCTGCGTCCTTACATGGGTGGTCTCGAGAAGATCGAGCCGGTCGCGTAA